A single window of Zea mays cultivar B73 chromosome 10, Zm-B73-REFERENCE-NAM-5.0, whole genome shotgun sequence DNA harbors:
- the LOC542752 gene encoding basal layer antifungal peptide: protein MVKILDHISIRGFFLLFMVLVASFVGHAQIIRGETKEDNDTKSMTMTTMRPGSYVTSMDEKSSLCFEDIKTLWYICRTTYHLYRTLKDCLSHCNSM from the exons ATGGTGAAGATCCTAGATCACATAAGCATCCGAGGGTTCTTTCTACTTTTCATGGTTCTTGTGGCATCCTTTGTTGGTCATGCACAGATAATAAGAG GTGAAACCAAAGAGGACAACGACACCAAGAGCATGACGATGACAACAATGAGACCAGGAAGCTATGTAACTAGCATGGATGAAAAATCTAGCTTGTGCTTTGAGGATATAAAAACTTTATGGTACATCTGCAGAACAACTTATCACCTTTATAGGACATTGAAGGATTGCCTGTCGCATTGCAACAGTATGTGA